A window of Hypomesus transpacificus isolate Combined female chromosome 7, fHypTra1, whole genome shotgun sequence genomic DNA:
accaacaaataaaaaatatcgtTGCCACACCAATATTAGGCATAGACAATACAGTACATTCAAGGACATACTACAAAAACCTGCAAAGAGCTCTCTGTTAtccaatataaaatataaataaaaaaataaatccaACATGTATCCAATCAACATGTCAACATTACTTTATCATCTCCAAATATATGTTTGCATTCGTATTATGCCAGGAAGCTAGATTATCGTATCTTTTGGCAAACTTGATTGATTAGCAAAATAAGCCAAATATTGCCAAAACTGTAAGTAGAAGCCTGTATCATGTGATTTAAAAGGTATGCTTTCCTGGACAGTTAGTCATAAATCATAATTAAACAACAACAGATACAAATAGACACTTAGCAAGAATGATAGATGGAGGTTGAGAGACTTCAGAGTGGAGTTGGCCTAATCCAATTCAAACACTTTCAACCCATAACAAGATCGACTAAGAAACTAGTTGCGCAAATAAATACATCCAGACATGGATGTGCGCAAATATTTTGAGAGGAAGTTGGGGGAAATGGCTAACACTGGCCTGAATTCCAAACGAATTCACATGCCTGATACATAGCCTGATCTTTAGTTTCTTTTCAGTTCAGATCCGTTCCCCTCCCACTCCTGATCTTGTAGTGTAGCACAAATGTATCAAATGAGTATTTAACCTGTATTGTTGCTTATTCACTCATCTGGTCAGAACCTCAACCATTCATTAGAGTCAAATGTGAATTTGTATCAAATTTGAGTATAGCCTCTATAGCCAACAGAGATATACATACACCATATATAACCCTGTCATACCCTTGTGACTGCCTTTATTGACATAATGTCTGGTCTTATTGTAGTTTTAAAAATGACTGCACTAGAATTACCTTAACTAATTAGCATGGACTGAAACCGGTGGACACAAATATACATTTCTAATTTTCCTTCATTCTCCAGTCCAAAGTTCTTAACCTCCATCATAGAGGAGGCCTCTCTTTCTGATGGAGTAGCCTGATATCACACCAGCAGATTAACTGCTGTTCTTTCCATTCTTGCTCGTCTTGTTGCTCGTGCTCTGGGGCATTTTCTGATCATCCCCGGTGAGAAGGGCTTTGATTTCAGATGGGATTTTTCCTTGATCCATGGCAGAGCACCACTGTTTGTACTGTTGGAGCAATGATGGACATGACAGATCAGCAAATGCACACAATGCACAAAAAGACATGGGGGTCATATGTAGCAGTAAAAGAACAGTCAATTACCATCTCCAACTCCTCGCGCAAGGCACAGATTGCCCTTTCCTTGCTGGACACGAGCTCCTCCAGGTATTGATACCTTAACTTCTTTCTCGCACGACACTCCCTTGCACTCTGTCTACTGCGTTCCAGTTTTGCCTTCAAATCAATTTTAGCAGGTTTGCGGCCACGCTTTCCAGGTTTTTTAACTTTGCCCCCAACCATCTGCATAGGAATAGAATAGTGGTTTAGACTTGTCTAGTGTCTCACAAAATACACCTTGCAAACTACTGTCGATTCGTAAAAATATGCACATTTTAGCCAGATATGTAATATAACGTTGGATAAAGATACgaattcaaaaacaaaacaggtaACGTTAGCTATTACAGCTTTTTGCAAGTGTTGAATCGCTTACCTTACTGTCATCCATTTTGGTTAACGCACTACTGTTAGCAATCGTTGAAGGCTAGTGACGCTAGCTGAATAATAACAAACTACTCTTAGAAATCAGAAGCTTGGTATGCGTACTATTCAAACAACTGCAGTATTTTTGTGGCGTAAACGTTATCCTTTCTCCCTTTTTAAATCGCGTTTAACTTAGCTAGATAACATTTAGCGCCTTTCTCAAATGTTGACAATTTTTGACACTTCCTGTTATGGTTGTCTTTGTTGAGAAGGACTCTGGGAAATTGTGTTCGCACTTGCCTTAAGAAGCGCAAttgatatgattaaaactaCAATTCCCAGACACCAACGTATATCGTCAAAGTAGCTAATTTCTCATTAAAGAGACAGTAAGCATAACATTGATGACTTCAAAAAATGAGATTTATCCCAATACCCTTACTACCATACAATTTAGTATGCCAGAACACTATTTAGTATGTCCCAGTACATGTTTCTACTTGTACATGTTTGTCCCAGCATTTTGAAATGCATTATGACAATTATGACATACCAGGATGTCCTTCCAAATCCGCTCACATTTTGCAGTATGCAAACCAGCATGCTTTTCTGGGCTATTCATGACCCATACTCCATGTGTCAAAATATGTCACATTGACTGAACGTCATACTTTACAAAGTCACAATAGTATAGCTCTtctagttttcttttttttgtctttttttgaaTTTTTTCATCTCCAAGATAAAAAATGTCGCACCAATCATTTTTTCAACAAAATCAACATTTTGGAATGTGAACTGTGACAGACGTATGAGTAAGAGGGTAACATGTCAAGGTGCAAAGTCATGACGAAGTAATAGGCCTATGTCCCAAGTGTATACATACTGCATGCAGCagtatgtattttatattggcAGCTGCagtaagtttaaaaaaaaagtatgtaaTTTGGACCGCAGGTGTTGTCTTCAGAGGAGAACAAAAGCTAGCCGTCACAGTCTGTCCTCATTTCTTGGTGAGACACTTCACTTGAGAACAAAGTTGCTCATTGCTATGAAGGTTCCTATAACACAAATGTATGTTCAAGGAAACATGACCTGCATAATTCCGGTGTCATTTTGAGCAACATGTGTGATAATAAGAGCAAAAATGTATAAACCCTACTTCTTAATTGTGACAATAAATACTGGCAGCTGAAGGGCATAGCAGGGATTGAGGGAGTCGATCCAGTTCAGGTCCTTAGGAGGCCAAACATCTGGCACACAAACAAGAGCCCGGTATTGTTATGAGCACATCAGGAGAACCAGAGGTGGGGAAGTCGTGGGCAGATCATCATGTGACATTCATGAAATATCTCAACCCCTGATGAGAACCAGGGTGACCCTGGCTCCCACGGCGACCCTGTCCTGGTAACGTCACAAACCCAAGCTTTGCATTGGGTTTGTCCTTACATATTTGAACCGGTGAGCTCCAAATCCAACAAATCACATTGATGAAAATGTGAGAAATTATTTGTATTCCATTTCTGTGTCGCCCTAGTAAATTGCTTGTTTCTCATGTATGTTTATTAAAGGGTCCCttataattaataataattatatatagtatatttaaaaataatatTATACCTGAATGCAATTACTGGGAAGCAGACCCTGTGTAATTCCCATCTGCTAAACTGACTGTGTTTCTAGATAAAGCCACTATGCTGATTATGAGTGTCCTCCATCCCAACAACTCCCACAAGTAAGAGGGATTCTTTCCTTTTATCTAGTTTCAATAGTCTGGGTTAACCATGCATGTTAATTGCTCCAGTATGAAAAACCACTCGGTCTTTGCCTGCCCTGGTCTCATTCATTGTTTCTCCAATAGCATCGCATCACTTTAGATTCAATGTTGTACTGCATGCTCCAGGGCTGGAAGAGAGCATGTTTTGTCTCATATAAACGCATCCTCATAAACTTAtcagtctgtctctgtgatTATTTCCGTCAACGATGATACTGAATCCTTGCCCAGGGTGAATCACAAGTAATTGCAATCAGACCCTCTTGGAGTAGGCAGACAAAAGATAATGCAATCAAGGTTTAACAAACTGGTGTGCTGGGAGTGTTTATACTAACAATGAGAGGGGGGCCTTAACGCATGAATCATGGGGAAGTTTGCATATAAGAATGTGATTGAGTTTTTAGTTTATTCAATTCTGTTTGTTAAAAGCCTTAAACAAGAGTTTATCCAAAAGAGTGACTTGCTCAATCTACTTATTATGCTGGTTATGCTTTTTTTGTAtctcaatacattttttattcaactgCTTATTATTCTCTTTAAGGAAATACTATATACCTCCAACTGAGAGGCCTGGAAAAGACGTGGAAATCCATCCGGACATTAGAACTCCAGATGTTGTTTTTGAAGCAGGGGCAACTCAATACCAGGATATGGCTAAATGTACTCCCCCTTTGTATACTGTATGCACCCATACATTTCCTAGGGAAGAATTAGCTTTGTTCGCCAAGTCAGAGAACAACTTGTATTTGAAAAACTTGAATATGATCAAGAGAACTTTAAGGCATAAGAGCAGGAAACTACCGTGTGAATTGATTACAGGCTTTTTCACCACGTACAATACATCCAAGAAAAACACCGCAACAAAATGCAGTTCTGACtgagcaagaaagagaaagaacgagagaaggagtttaggaAACGTATGGCATGAAGGGTTAACAACTTGGACACTTTCCAAGAAAGTAAGTCACTGTGAGTTAGCAGGTCATTTGAATACTGCCCGAGTGTACTTTCGTAGGCCCCGCCTACTTATCCAAGCGTTCTATACAAAGTTATAAATTACATAAGAACTGCGTTTACGTATTAGTAAGTACGGGCAGGATACATGTTTCAGTAATAACTTAATACtaattcataaaatatgaagTGAGATCATGGATATACAgatgcttttgtttctttaaGGCTCCCCGTTCATTCGAAGTTGGGCTGGTTTCATATGACGCCATCCTTTTATTTTTATCCCAATGACCTCATCTCTATGGTTGAAGTTTACTAACCAGTGAATCTTTTCTTCTACTTTACTTTTGTCTTTACTTTTGATTATTCTTAATGAAACCAAGCTAACAACATTTCGCTGCGAGAGATGACTGGATTGTGAAATGTTCTTTGGGACGGATATTTCTCTTAACGGTGAGTTTCAGATAAGTTTCTAATGACCAATTCAGTATCTCGCAACAGGGCCTGTAACTTACGGACTTTCCCATGTGTCGGGCTTGGAATCAGAAAGTAACACAATGTACGAATCGGTGGCTGACGATATACATTTGCGATAGAAAAGAGGCAACAGCCACAATGTTCAAGTGAATTGTCCTGACACCGGATTTGTATCATCGAACTAGAAAATGTCAGTGAGTCGATAAGGGAAACAGTGTATCCGCGAGTGCCCACAGTGACTCACTGTAACTTTTTTCTATACCTTACGTAGAGTAAGATATAGAAAAAAGTTACTTTAACCAAAAGCTTACTGTTAAATAACATGCAACATCATTTGTGATGTTTtcacaaattaaaacaaaattTTAAGAGGGTCAATTCCTCCAACTAAAAGCGATACAGCTTAAATTGTGATTTAGATATAAAAACTCAAATCAATAGTGAATGTATTCAGTAGGTGCCAAACAGCATGAACCATGTGTATATTCGACGAAAAAGATGCCAGCGATTCAATATGACATTTCAATGTGGAATAACCAATTTAACTATCAAGCTACATGCTCTCTAGTACAAATAAACCAGGCCTATGCCTTCACACAGATTCCATTAATTGTATAAATAGTAATTGGTATGTTATACGGTAAAATATATGTAGGGGATAACCAGGATGTTGCAATGGTTACGGTGAGTTCTATATTTTGTCTACCAACCTATTTCAGTGTCTCTAGGGGTCACATGAAAGCAATCTAGTTAGATACCCTACAGTTTGACTTGATGATATGCCATGGATCCGATATGTCTGGGCTGTTTTTATCTTGGAAACCTATAAGGACAAGATGCCATGATCACATGTAGGTCATTCTcagcagggccgtacgcagggcccaaaaaatactgaggtcatgagtcagaacttctaggcgggttcgggggcatgctcccccggaatttttttaaattacattatttaaatatggccattttctcttattgagtcttaaggagcaaaaacatcatcattgtgacttttgaatatggggcggtgtggagcttttgaaattttgaggtaaacatggggcattctgaggctttttgaaggacctttatgggactcatgaagtaagggcaagttaccacaattattattatatggcaacgacggtacgagcgttctgattggataatgagtagtcaccccagccgcgtattgccctcctcgccggtcaatacggatccgtattgccctctgacgtcagcttcaaaatgagcgatatggacaagtcagctgctgagttttactatccagatgatgctgaaaagctttgtcatcgaaagtgaggatgaagaccagactctttgaatcacttgtgtcgttattttgtgatgaaattaaagccattttagcagaaccatgttgtcagctttctataaaaagtaatgagttgcttggcaacacatgaaacacaccgtgagaagacttgagagctagctacaattagcctaaaggtaccatttattttcgtttacaaaatgaaaagaatctaaaattgccatataataaactacttactaacctcgaccgttcggtcatgccgggaaatatcaaactgaggctggaacgtatcgaccgagccatagcgagtcagtttgatatttcccaattgccactgaatttcattttcaatcaatcacatcaatgacatatcaatcgcaaaatgaatgttgattcaaccggtggaaattgattgacaaccggtactgacggagttaacccaactttgatttgatgtttccttatccgagtgctgcaatacaaatatttccacatgaaaatgaatctttcttctcacagtcatctgccacttaaacttctcttaacctacatgtttagtttgctgcgctcctcttccagtgactgtaactaacataggctattcactaacagtagcggtatgtctatggcagagccatagaaaaagattctgcaaattctttttctatggctctggtctatggcggtaacatcagcgtccgacttgtgtttggtggttaccataacgacagtacgttttgttgatgacgcgcagcacgtatgtccaaactcttgagctactcggctcttcaagtataaaatcacgttacggtttgtgggagaccaagatcatcgtcctgcagtcagtttcacgtgtactttattttgagtttatataccacgatttaagcacaaaaaaaactgaaatacgaaaaaaaataccgaggacacgacctcggtgtcctcaatggtagttacggccctgattCTCAGCGTGGGGTGCTG
This region includes:
- the crebl2 gene encoding cAMP-responsive element-binding protein-like 2 gives rise to the protein MDDSKMVGGKVKKPGKRGRKPAKIDLKAKLERSRQSARECRARKKLRYQYLEELVSSKERAICALREELEMYKQWCSAMDQGKIPSEIKALLTGDDQKMPQSTSNKTSKNGKNSS